A region from the Rhodohalobacter sp. 614A genome encodes:
- a CDS encoding ABC transporter permease, with product MLKNYIKIAVRNLWKKKFYSLINVLGLAVGIFCCIFIFLYVQDELSYDKFNTHSDRIYRVASDITFGGNHFELATAPAPMAYTLKDDFPEVREVTRFNNQGDYLVRYKEQVFKEDNVVFADSTIFKVLTFQFIEGDPNTALTAPHSVVITQTAAEKYFGSEDPIGKTLRFDNSSDMTVTGVVKDLPQNSHFHFPIYVSMSTFADSKNTWWLSNNYNTYLLLAEGTDAAEFEQKLNNHVLKNYVLPQALQLLNVTEEDIASSGTDIHYYLQSLTDIHLHSNLTVELGVNGSIQYVYIFSAIAIFVLLIACINFMNLSTARSAGRAREVGVRKVLGSGKSSLIGQFLFESVLLSMIAFLIAMAGVQIAMPYFNELSGKSFDPALFTNPELMIFLIASSLMIGLLAGIYPAFFLSSFQPVKVLKGSVSQGAKSKKLRSGLVVTQFAISIILIIGTVVIYQQLQFVQQKNPGYEKSQVLIVENAYGLEQNLPVFKENMKRLPQVENVTISSFLPVPSSRTDTPFYTGSQMTNENSVSMQIWNVDYDYIPTLKMEMADGRNFSRDMGTDSSAIVINQKAADLFGFENPIGEEIRTLNEFGEDEGYTAYHVIGVVEDFHFESMHQNIGALGLRLGRSSGLAAIRFDAAGASEIIQTARREWDKLAPDQPFSYTFMNSSFESMYRAEQRMGTIMTIFSALAIFVACLGLFAMAAFSAEQRTKEIGVRKVLGATVTDIVSLLSKDYILLVLIGFAIAVPIAWYTMSGWLKDFAYRIDINIWMFIGAGAVTLVIALLTVSWQSIKAALMNPVKSLRNE from the coding sequence ATGCTAAAAAACTACATCAAAATTGCTGTTAGAAATCTTTGGAAGAAAAAGTTCTATTCGCTGATCAATGTGTTGGGATTAGCTGTCGGGATTTTTTGCTGTATTTTCATTTTTTTGTATGTGCAGGATGAACTGAGCTACGACAAATTTAATACCCATTCTGACCGGATTTACCGGGTAGCTTCCGATATCACATTTGGAGGAAATCATTTTGAGTTGGCAACAGCACCGGCTCCGATGGCCTATACATTGAAAGATGATTTTCCTGAAGTTAGAGAAGTCACTCGCTTCAATAATCAGGGAGATTATTTAGTCAGATATAAAGAGCAGGTTTTTAAGGAAGACAATGTTGTATTTGCCGATTCCACCATTTTCAAAGTGTTAACATTTCAGTTTATTGAAGGAGATCCCAACACGGCGCTGACCGCTCCACATTCGGTCGTCATCACTCAAACAGCAGCCGAAAAATATTTTGGCAGCGAAGATCCCATAGGGAAAACGCTCCGGTTTGATAATTCTTCAGATATGACGGTTACCGGAGTTGTAAAAGATCTACCTCAAAATTCTCATTTTCATTTTCCTATCTATGTTTCCATGTCCACCTTTGCCGACAGCAAAAACACATGGTGGCTAAGTAACAACTACAATACATATTTGCTGCTTGCTGAAGGCACCGATGCAGCTGAATTCGAGCAAAAGCTGAATAATCATGTTTTAAAAAATTATGTGCTGCCTCAGGCTTTACAACTTCTAAATGTTACTGAAGAAGATATCGCTTCTTCAGGTACGGATATTCACTATTACCTGCAGTCCCTTACCGACATTCATTTGCATTCCAATCTGACGGTAGAATTGGGTGTAAACGGAAGTATCCAATACGTTTACATATTCTCTGCCATCGCGATTTTTGTTCTTTTGATTGCCTGCATCAATTTTATGAACCTTTCAACGGCTCGTTCGGCGGGTCGTGCTCGCGAAGTTGGGGTTCGTAAAGTTCTGGGATCGGGAAAGAGCAGCCTTATAGGACAATTTCTTTTTGAGTCGGTGCTACTCAGTATGATTGCTTTTTTGATCGCGATGGCCGGCGTGCAAATAGCCATGCCGTATTTTAATGAATTGTCCGGAAAAAGCTTCGATCCTGCACTTTTCACCAATCCGGAATTGATGATTTTTCTGATCGCATCATCACTGATGATTGGTCTGCTGGCCGGTATTTATCCTGCGTTTTTCCTCTCTTCCTTTCAGCCGGTTAAAGTTTTAAAGGGAAGTGTATCGCAGGGAGCCAAAAGCAAAAAACTCCGAAGCGGCCTGGTAGTTACTCAATTTGCAATCTCAATCATCCTGATTATTGGGACCGTTGTTATTTACCAGCAGCTTCAGTTTGTACAACAGAAAAACCCCGGTTATGAAAAAAGCCAGGTGTTAATTGTTGAAAATGCATACGGTCTGGAACAAAATTTGCCGGTCTTTAAGGAAAATATGAAACGTCTTCCGCAGGTGGAGAATGTAACCATTAGCAGTTTTTTGCCCGTTCCGTCGTCGCGAACAGACACACCTTTCTATACAGGTTCTCAAATGACGAACGAGAATAGTGTTTCTATGCAAATCTGGAATGTGGATTACGACTACATCCCCACTCTGAAAATGGAAATGGCTGACGGACGAAATTTTAGCCGGGATATGGGAACCGATTCATCGGCTATTGTGATCAATCAAAAAGCGGCAGATTTATTTGGATTTGAAAATCCCATTGGGGAAGAAATACGCACATTAAATGAGTTTGGAGAAGATGAGGGGTATACGGCCTATCACGTGATAGGCGTAGTTGAGGATTTTCATTTTGAATCAATGCATCAAAATATCGGTGCTCTGGGACTTCGCTTGGGCCGAAGTAGCGGACTTGCGGCGATCCGGTTTGATGCAGCCGGCGCATCAGAAATTATACAGACGGCAAGAAGAGAATGGGATAAACTGGCTCCGGATCAGCCTTTCAGCTATACCTTTATGAACAGCAGTTTCGAATCAATGTATCGCGCTGAACAACGGATGGGAACGATCATGACGATATTTTCTGCACTGGCCATTTTTGTTGCATGCCTGGGATTATTTGCCATGGCAGCTTTCAGTGCCGAGCAGCGAACCAAGGAAATTGGTGTGCGAAAAGTACTGGGCGCGACTGTAACCGATATTGTGTCTTTACTTTCCAAAGACTACATACTTTTGGTGCTGATTGGATTTGCAATTGCTGTGCCCATAGCCTGGTATACAATGAGCGGATGGCTTAAGGATTTCGCCTACAGAATTGATATCAACATCTGGATGTTTATCGGAGCCGGTGCTGTAACATTGGTGATTGCTTTGCTAACTGTAAGTTGGCAATCCATCAAAGCAGCGTTAATGAATCCCGTGAAAAGCTTGAGAAACGAATGA